The DNA sequence ATTTTTACCATATTTGCCCGTTTTTATAAACTAGGCTGGGACGAGTCCAATGATGATGCCTCATTTTGGTTTGGATGGAGCAAAAAACTTATTGATAATTGGAAAAACGGGGTTTTTTCCACAATGCCAGATTATCAATACCCCGGAGTAACTTTAATGGCAAGCACAGGATTATTTTTAAATATTGCAGGATTTGTAGTGCAAGCGCTTAGAGGGTATAAGTTTCCCATCTATGATGCCAACTATTTTCCAATTTATAATTTCTTCGCCAAGGTTCCCATAGAAATTGCTTATCTCGCCTTTTCTGGTTACTTTTTTATTGGGCTCAAAAAGGTATTCAACAGAAGGATTGCCTTACTTGCATTATTTCTCCTTGTTGCCGAACCTTTTAATTTAGGGATAACTAGATTTGTTCATGCCGAAGGGTATTTAAGTGCTTTTGTTGGAACATTGTTTATTTCGTATCTGCTATTTCTTAAAACCAAAAGATGCAGGTATCTATTTTTATTTTCCTTGTTTTCTGCACTTGCTCTGGTAACAAAATACATCTCGGCATATCCATTATTTGTTATTTATATGCACCTTCTTGCTATTTCAATTCGCAACAAAAAAATACTTCTGTTTATTTATTCTTTGGTAGGTATTGGTGCTTTTACTCTCGCTTTTTTCCCTGCTCTTGTATTAAACCCAATAAACACATTCTTAAAAATGAAAGAAGAGGTAGTAATGACCGCACTCGTGGGAAGAAACAACTTTGCCCCTTGGTACTTTTATATTGCTTCTATGTTTTTAAGATTTAGCATAATCTTTAGCTTTTGCTATGTATGGGGAATAAGATTGGGCGTGAGAAAGATTAAGCAGGGCTCAAGTTTATTCACACTTTTGACACTACCCACTGTAACAATTATTTCTTTTGTAATATTTCTCTCATTTTTTAATCAAAAAATCGATCGCTATTTAATTACAATTTTTCCAATTATGGCAACCCTTATAGCTTATATCTTAAACGACTTTCTGGAGTCAATAAAAAGAACACCTATTAAAAGATCCGTAATTTTGATGGGGGGGTTTTACTATTTATTTCTATTTATTTCTATTTCTCCAACTTACTCAGCTTACTACAACAAACTATACGGTGGGTTCGTATTTGCCAGAAAATATCTAGGTGCGGAGATGGTTGGTGAGGGTTTATATAAAGTGGCAGAAGATTTAAAT is a window from the Patescibacteria group bacterium genome containing:
- a CDS encoding glycosyltransferase family 39 protein, which produces MKFHQRLRCWLTSNWILILVIIFTIFARFYKLGWDESNDDASFWFGWSKKLIDNWKNGVFSTMPDYQYPGVTLMASTGLFLNIAGFVVQALRGYKFPIYDANYFPIYNFFAKVPIEIAYLAFSGYFFIGLKKVFNRRIALLALFLLVAEPFNLGITRFVHAEGYLSAFVGTLFISYLLFLKTKRCRYLFLFSLFSALALVTKYISAYPLFVIYMHLLAISIRNKKILLFIYSLVGIGAFTLAFFPALVLNPINTFLKMKEEVVMTALVGRNNFAPWYFYIASMFLRFSIIFSFCYVWGIRLGVRKIKQGSSLFTLLTLPTVTIISFVIFLSFFNQKIDRYLITIFPIMATLIAYILNDFLESIKRTPIKRSVILMGGFYYLFLFISISPTYSAYYNKLYGGFVFARKYLGAEMVGEGLYKVAEDLNTKNNPEDLSVLVRPTFTSFKPFFKGKTFGPSDYIPDSISLDYIVVKNSDRIPDKYINLCSFNKTYYLYFSPVYDLYQCQ